A genomic window from Salvelinus alpinus chromosome 10, SLU_Salpinus.1, whole genome shotgun sequence includes:
- the LOC139532905 gene encoding potassium voltage-gated channel subfamily B member 2-like, protein MWRSWVGVVTRGLRPSGEEAVLGGWSQTIPQGKKLDVEILAILSILFIILSTIALSLNTLPELQVLDEFGQANDNPQLAHVEAICIAWFTMEYLLRFLSSPDKWKFFKGPLNIIDLLAILPYYVTIFLTESNKSVLQFQNVRRVVQIFRIMRILRILKLARHSTGLQSLGFTLRRSYNELGLLILFLAMGIMIFSSLVFFAEKDEDATKFTSIPASFWWATITMTTVGYGDIYPQTLLGKIVGGLCCIAGVLVIALPIPIIVNNFSEFYKEQKRQEKAIKRREALERAKRNGSIVSMNLKDAFARSMELMDVVVEKGGEDNHLSPSRWAGTPKCVASNTSLHSTDKTFPESILLGSTHRITITTSSSPQRRHLGSPEFRGGIPEFRGGTSQLLNAQNLETMYNQMARSQSFTNLNTSCSLSTMSTSTGFTATTTPELQQHQHPGSPPAPAPTLQKVELEMQEVPHSSSSTEPLLKEGEGIQSLPSMDSIASCRDEFGEGSVYGRKFPPSLDLLPESRVDDVQSPQDATLLKDRMYRFVPYDQDGATKSPRDDTESFNRTVENIRNSLRGSINPVVKGTKGLKVIFIEGPPTEVPPTPPSTTSPQDISSSLLEDESPEGETTPLLPSTEALDLGTEDEIFPLSPERLMVVVDTPPGDEDTPDQSLGGQGLTNEENHEEKNLMETAGAAGEASAGNCTQGVMGGGASGEGKVDINQSGHKAENHMFTPEIPLITGDSSMSPTCETSM, encoded by the exons atgtggaggtcctgggttggcgtggttacacgtggtctcaGACCATCCGGGGAAGAAGCTGTCCTGGggggctggtctcagaccatcccacaggggaagaagctggatgtggag atCCTGGCCATCCTGTCTATCCTGTTCATAATTCTCTCCACTATCGCCTTGTCCCTCAACACCCTACCAGAGCTCCAGGTGCTAGATGAGTTCGGCCAGGCCAACGACAACCCCCAGCTGGCCCATGTAGAAGCCATCTGCATCGCCTGGTTTACCATGGAGTACCTCCTCCGCTTCCTCTCTTCACCCGACAAGTGGAAGTTCTTCAAAG GTCCCCTGAACATCATTGACCTGCTGGCCATCCTCCCTTACTACGTCACCATCTTCCTGACGGAATCCAACAAGAGCGTTCTACAGTTCCAGAACGTCCGGCGTGTGGTGCAGATTTTCCGGATCATGAGAATATTGAGGATTCTGAAGCTGGCCAGACATTCCACAGGGCTGCAGTCTCTAG GTTTCACCCTGAGGAGGAGTTACAATGAGCTGGGCCTGCTCATCCTCTTCCTTGCCATGGGCATTATGATCTTCTCCAGCCTCGTCTTCTTCGCCGAGAAGGACGAAGACGCCACCAAGTTTACCAGCATCCCCGCCTCCTTCTGGTGGGCCACTATCACTATGACTACGGTGGGTTACGGTGACATCTACCCTCAGACTCTGCTGGGTAAGATAGTCGGGGGTCTCTGCTGTATTGCCGGGGTGTTGGTCATCGCTCTGCCCATCCCCATTATCGTCAACAACTTCTCTGAGTTCTACAAGGAGCAGAAGAGGCAGGAGAAGGCCATAAAGAGGCGGGAGGCCCTGGAGAGGGCCAAGAGGAATGGTAGTATCGTCTCAATGAACCTGAAGGACGCGTTCGCCCGGAGTATGGAGCTGATGGATGTAGTcgtggagaaaggaggagaggacaaCCACCTGTCCCCCAGCCGCTGGGCCGGCACACCCAAATGCGTCGCCTCTAACACCAGTCTTCATTCCACGGATAAGACGTTCCCCGAATCCATCCTCCTGGGGTCCACCCACcgcatcaccatcaccaccagcagcAGCCCCCAGCGACGGCACCTCGGTAGCCCCGAATTCAGAGGCGGTATCCCCGAATTCAGAGGCGGTACCTCTCAGCTTCTTAACGCTCAGAACCTAGAAACCATGTACAACCAGATGGCCAGGTCTCAGTCCTTCACCAACCTCAACACTTCCTGTTCCCTGAGCACCATGAGCACCTCAACCGGCTTCACCGCCACGACAACCCCAGAGTTGCAGCAGCATCAGCACCCGGGGTCCCCTCCTGCCCCGGCCCCGACCTTACAGAAAGTAGAACTGGAGATGCAGGAAGTCCCGCACTCTTCTTCTTCGACGGAGCCCTTGCTGAAGGAAGGTGAAGGAATACAGAGCCTGCCCAGCATGGATAGCATCGCCAGCTGCAGGGacgagtttggggaaggctctgtATATGGAAGGAAGTTCCCTCCGTCTCTGGACCTCCTCCCAGAGTCGAGGGTCGATGACGTCCAAAGCCCCCAAGATGCCACCCTCCTCAAAGACAGGATGTATAGGTTTGTTCCCTATGACCAAGATGGTGCCACAAAGTCCCCCAGAGACGACACAGAGAGCTTCAACAGAACTGTCGAGAACATCCGGAACTCCCTGAGAGGCAGCATCAACCCTGTCGTCAAGGGAACCAAAGGGTTAAAGGTCATTTTCATCGAGGGCCCCCCCACCGAAGTCCCCCCGACGCCACCCAGCACCACCTCACCCCAGGACATTAGCTCCAGCCTCCTGGAGGATGAGTCCCCTGAAGGGGAGACCACACCGCTCCTCCCCAGCACAGAGGCCCTCGACCTGGGCACAGAAGACGAGATCTTCCCACTGTCCCCTGAGAGGCTGATGGTAGTGGTGGACACCCCGCCAGGGGACGAGGACACCCCGGACCAGAGTCTCGGGGGTCAAGGGTTGACCAACGAGGAGAACCACGAGGAGAAGAACCTGATGGAGACAGCGGGAGCGGCAGGAGAGGCATCAGCGGGGAACTGCACCCAGGGTGTGATGGGGGGAGGGGCAAGTGGGGAGGGTAAGGTCGACATCAACCAAAGTGGACACAAAGCAGAGAACCACATGTTCACACCAGAGATCCCCCTGATAACCGGGGACAGCAGTATGTCCCCAACCTGTGAAACCAGCATGTAA